Proteins found in one archaeon genomic segment:
- a CDS encoding ABC transporter permease, with amino-acid sequence MARTGTGRKMFLAGVKRNTKLYLKSKIGMLGIGIILFFLLMAIFAGDLAPNDPVFGTNVAAPYSIPSWATIFPQYQGLAVTSYPVAPTGFQSQSDLSPWTFKAGQNGTYTLQLQPKVPSPPNDFLPRNPTGSLLVNATRVRSNGTSTTNKYLPGGQALFSMTQSFQWTIHKAPSAFVINATLDPVKMTNVSAVYINFMISTPRSNFTMSTVKTYVLISQVKFVPSQIGGWRRIFIPSGLLPSSGIPAFANRAYPASVVFTGNGTYTFTMQIQAVPTGANPSVSVRIASVSFKVLGSAFGLLGSDDAGRDVWSELVWGSRISLLIGVLSGIGAVGLGTLLGIVAGYLGGLWDEGIGRVTDFFLVLPFLPLLIILTFILSQNSFLLKTVYTWIILLFTALSWPTITKIIRSQVLSVKERAYVEASRAVGGGTAHILRKHILPNVTGLVYSQVALSVSGFILLEAALDFLTVSLYPVDVTTWGLMLTKALPDATANSAAGYVWWWFLPPGVAIAVLSLAFVLVGFALDSIFNPRLRAR; translated from the coding sequence TTGGCACGGACGGGCACTGGGAGGAAGATGTTCCTCGCGGGGGTGAAGAGGAACACAAAACTATACCTGAAGTCAAAGATTGGAATGTTGGGAATTGGAATCATACTTTTCTTCCTACTCATGGCAATCTTCGCCGGCGACCTTGCGCCCAACGACCCTGTGTTCGGCACGAACGTTGCGGCTCCCTATTCCATACCCTCATGGGCGACGATTTTTCCACAGTATCAAGGCCTGGCGGTCACCTCATATCCGGTCGCCCCCACTGGCTTTCAGAGCCAGAGCGACTTGTCGCCTTGGACCTTCAAGGCGGGTCAGAATGGGACATACACTCTGCAGCTACAGCCCAAGGTGCCTTCTCCGCCTAATGACTTCCTTCCAAGGAACCCGACTGGTTCGCTCCTGGTGAATGCGACGAGGGTACGGTCCAACGGGACATCGACGACCAACAAGTACCTCCCGGGAGGACAGGCCCTCTTCTCGATGACCCAGTCGTTTCAATGGACAATTCACAAGGCACCCTCCGCCTTCGTAATCAATGCAACCCTAGACCCGGTGAAAATGACCAACGTCTCCGCAGTCTACATCAACTTCATGATTTCCACGCCAAGGTCCAACTTCACCATGTCGACTGTGAAGACGTACGTGCTCATTTCTCAGGTGAAGTTCGTACCTAGCCAAATAGGGGGATGGAGGAGGATTTTCATCCCGAGCGGGCTCCTGCCTTCCTCGGGGATTCCCGCCTTCGCGAACAGGGCATACCCGGCCAGCGTGGTTTTCACTGGGAACGGGACCTACACCTTCACGATGCAGATCCAGGCTGTCCCCACCGGGGCGAACCCTTCGGTCTCCGTGAGGATCGCCTCTGTCAGCTTCAAGGTCCTAGGCAGCGCTTTTGGTCTCCTCGGGTCAGATGACGCAGGCCGCGATGTCTGGTCCGAGCTGGTGTGGGGATCGAGGATATCCCTGCTCATCGGCGTCCTCTCTGGCATCGGGGCCGTCGGTCTGGGCACTTTGCTCGGAATAGTCGCGGGATACTTAGGCGGCCTATGGGACGAAGGAATCGGCAGGGTGACGGACTTCTTCCTTGTCCTCCCGTTCCTCCCTCTGCTCATCATCCTGACGTTTATCCTCAGCCAGAACTCCTTTCTCTTGAAGACGGTGTATACCTGGATCATCCTGCTGTTTACTGCCCTGTCCTGGCCCACCATAACGAAGATCATCAGAAGTCAGGTGCTCTCGGTCAAGGAGAGGGCCTACGTCGAGGCCTCGCGCGCGGTCGGGGGCGGGACAGCTCACATCCTCCGCAAGCACATACTGCCAAACGTGACTGGGCTTGTCTATTCACAGGTGGCACTGAGCGTCTCAGGGTTCATCCTCCTTGAGGCCGCGCTCGACTTCCTGACGGTCTCCCTCTACCCAGTCGACGTGACTACCTGGGGCCTGATGCTGACGAAGGCCCTTCCCGACGCCACAGCCAACTCCGCTGCGGGCTACGTATGGTGGTGGTTCCTACCTCCGGGAGTTGCGATCGCGGTCCTCTCCCTCGCCTTCGTGCTCGTGGGGTTCGCGCTGGACTCGATCTTCAATCCGAGGCTGCGTGCAAGATAG
- a CDS encoding ABC transporter ATP-binding protein: MVVPGIILAYASRRLRNLKEREISSVGAVLEVSHLTKFFAVRRTFSQSMKRSSTGLVHAVDDVSFTIKKGQIFGLAGESGSGKTTVLRTALMLTEPTSGSIVFDGREISKMTRGELKKFRPKLQVVFQDPYESVNPRMSVFDIISEGLFVNNMVSSKEEAIEKVVSALRDVQITPPEEYLFRYPHELSGGQRQRVAIARALVLEPDLILADEPVSMLDVSIRAEVINVLLAIREKRGISVLMVTHDLALSKDMVDELAIMYVGKIVEKGPAQEVVSMPYHPYTYALTAAVPVPDPEAPKIRVLAKGEIPTNISPPSGCRFHPRCPFAQQVCADLEPPLQEVAPGRLVACHFWKEAHEAFAKGLDGPAGSVVEN; this comes from the coding sequence ATGGTGGTGCCGGGCATCATCCTGGCCTACGCCTCGAGGAGGCTTAGGAACCTGAAGGAGCGGGAGATTTCTTCGGTGGGGGCGGTCTTGGAAGTGAGCCACCTGACGAAGTTCTTCGCCGTCAGAAGGACATTTTCGCAGTCCATGAAGAGGAGCTCAACTGGCTTGGTGCACGCAGTCGACGACGTCAGCTTCACGATAAAGAAGGGCCAGATCTTCGGCCTCGCAGGAGAGAGCGGCTCTGGTAAGACGACGGTTCTGAGGACGGCGTTGATGCTGACGGAGCCCACCTCAGGCTCGATAGTCTTCGACGGTCGGGAAATCTCGAAGATGACGAGGGGGGAACTAAAGAAGTTCAGGCCCAAGCTCCAGGTGGTCTTCCAGGACCCGTACGAATCCGTAAACCCGAGGATGTCTGTGTTTGACATAATCTCGGAAGGACTCTTCGTCAACAACATGGTCTCCTCCAAGGAAGAAGCTATTGAGAAGGTAGTGTCTGCGCTCCGCGATGTTCAGATCACGCCTCCAGAAGAGTACCTCTTCAGATACCCGCACGAACTCTCCGGGGGCCAGAGGCAGAGGGTGGCCATCGCGAGAGCCCTGGTGCTCGAGCCTGACCTGATTCTGGCGGACGAGCCGGTCTCGATGCTTGATGTCTCGATCAGGGCCGAAGTGATCAACGTACTTCTCGCCATCCGCGAGAAGAGGGGCATCTCGGTGCTCATGGTCACACACGACCTGGCCCTCTCTAAGGACATGGTGGACGAGTTGGCGATCATGTACGTGGGCAAGATAGTCGAGAAGGGGCCAGCCCAGGAGGTGGTGTCGATGCCGTACCACCCGTACACGTACGCGCTGACCGCTGCTGTCCCGGTCCCCGACCCCGAGGCGCCCAAGATCCGGGTTCTGGCGAAGGGGGAGATTCCCACGAACATTTCGCCCCCGAGCGGCTGCAGGTTCCACCCGAGGTGTCCATTCGCTCAACAGGTCTGCGCGGACCTCGAGCCTCCGCTCCAGGAGGTGGCGCCGGGGAGGTTGGTCGCGTGCCATTTCTGGAAGGAAGCTCACGAGGCTTTCGCGAAGGGCCTGGACGGGCCGGCGGGTAGCGTTGTCGAGAACTAG
- a CDS encoding PKD domain-containing protein gives MTGALSYHWEFGDGVESTAAAPVHTFEGEGIYNISVVVSNTAGSKTSANRLFIPFAPGSGPAVIVSPPTGTAGITKVLLAGGFYHANQSVQVRLDDTPVATVVSDKTGSWLLNITRLLSPRVNNSVYSITTVPSAFSRTFTTLPGVAATPKSGNPGSSVSVMGYSYPPDATVLVFLAGVSVGQAQSDATGSFTSNFELPGTSPFSQAGSYSFSTFPDIQGEGANFRVLTTSGVGFLPVDNTYVLLTLAVLILFGGLIAVRRRRKPRIVSSRLK, from the coding sequence TTGACGGGGGCTCTATCTTATCACTGGGAATTTGGGGACGGGGTTGAAAGCACAGCAGCCGCCCCCGTTCACACCTTCGAAGGTGAAGGGATCTACAACATTTCAGTAGTAGTGAGCAACACGGCCGGGTCGAAGACTTCCGCGAACAGGCTCTTCATTCCCTTTGCACCCGGATCTGGACCGGCAGTCATCGTGTCGCCTCCCACGGGCACTGCGGGAATAACCAAGGTCCTGCTTGCGGGAGGGTTCTATCACGCTAATCAGTCCGTACAGGTAAGGCTGGACGACACTCCCGTGGCAACCGTAGTCTCTGACAAGACCGGAAGCTGGCTGCTCAACATCACTAGGCTCCTGTCTCCGAGAGTAAACAATTCAGTTTACTCCATCACGACCGTCCCGTCCGCATTCAGTCGGACCTTCACGACGCTTCCAGGAGTCGCCGCGACGCCGAAGTCTGGCAACCCCGGGAGCTCAGTCTCGGTCATGGGATACTCCTATCCGCCCGACGCCACAGTGCTGGTCTTCCTCGCGGGGGTCAGCGTTGGACAGGCGCAGTCAGACGCAACGGGCAGCTTCACGTCCAATTTCGAGTTGCCAGGCACTTCGCCTTTCTCGCAGGCAGGCAGCTACTCCTTTAGCACGTTTCCCGACATACAAGGCGAAGGAGCGAACTTCAGAGTTCTGACGACGTCGGGGGTCGGGTTCCTGCCAGTGGACAACACCTACGTCCTGCTGACGTTGGCGGTTCTAATCCTCTTTGGGGGTCTGATTGCGGTCCGGAGGCGGCGGAAGCCGAGGATCGTTTCATCTCGTCTCAAGTAG
- a CDS encoding ABC transporter ATP-binding protein: protein MAGPLLEVQGLRMHYGTMAGDVKAVDGLNFDVGQGEILGIVGESGCGKSSLASTLLKLLPNNAKIVEGKMMLEGEDLVPVPDADMRRRIRWSKIALVPQGAMNALNPVFRVGDQIAEAITSHSSISKGEAKARTGELLKLVGVDPGRARHYPHEFSGGMKQRAMIAMSLALSPKLLIADEPTTALDVIVQAGIIRLLLSIRNELGTAIILISHDLALVAQMSDKTAIMYAGKFVEYGSSASVYRAPLHPYTIGLVGAFADIRKPKEALISVPGSPPNLLEPPTGCRFNPRCPYAKEICTVQEPPLEQAAPGHLVACHFWKDIMTQRGVKL, encoded by the coding sequence TTGGCCGGCCCACTTCTCGAGGTCCAGGGGTTGAGGATGCACTATGGGACTATGGCTGGGGATGTCAAAGCCGTGGACGGACTCAACTTCGACGTCGGACAGGGGGAGATCCTGGGCATAGTGGGGGAGAGTGGATGCGGCAAGTCGAGCCTCGCGAGCACCCTCCTGAAGCTCCTGCCCAACAACGCGAAGATAGTGGAGGGAAAGATGATGCTGGAAGGTGAGGACCTCGTGCCTGTCCCTGACGCAGACATGAGGAGGAGGATCAGGTGGTCTAAGATTGCCTTGGTCCCCCAAGGAGCAATGAACGCTCTCAACCCGGTCTTCAGGGTGGGCGACCAGATCGCGGAGGCCATCACCAGCCACAGCAGCATCTCCAAAGGCGAAGCGAAGGCAAGGACGGGGGAGCTTCTGAAACTCGTCGGCGTCGACCCTGGGCGCGCAAGGCATTACCCGCACGAGTTCAGCGGGGGCATGAAGCAGAGGGCGATGATTGCGATGTCCCTCGCCCTAAGTCCGAAACTGCTGATCGCGGACGAGCCCACCACTGCGTTGGATGTCATAGTCCAGGCGGGGATCATCAGGCTCTTGCTGAGCATCAGAAACGAGCTGGGGACGGCAATCATACTGATCAGCCACGACCTTGCGCTTGTCGCTCAGATGAGTGACAAGACCGCAATCATGTACGCGGGGAAGTTCGTGGAGTACGGCTCCAGCGCGAGCGTCTACCGGGCGCCTCTGCATCCGTACACCATCGGCCTGGTCGGGGCGTTCGCAGACATCAGGAAGCCCAAGGAGGCGCTGATCTCTGTTCCAGGGTCTCCTCCCAACCTCCTAGAACCTCCAACCGGATGCAGGTTCAATCCCCGCTGCCCCTACGCCAAGGAGATCTGCACCGTACAGGAGCCGCCGCTCGAGCAGGCCGCGCCGGGGCACCTGGTCGCGTGCCACTTTTGGAAGGATATCATGACCCAAAGGGGCGTCAAGCTTTGA